Proteins encoded in a region of the Verrucomicrobiota bacterium genome:
- a CDS encoding 30S ribosomal protein S5 yields the protein MRGGAEGTEQQVEGKDSTELSEKVVFINRSSKVVKGGRRFSFSALVVVGDKQGRVGLGLGKAGEVADAIRKGGEEARQRMLKVSLRNATIPHEVISTFGGARVLLRPASPGTGIIAGKTVRAVVESAGVKDILSKSLGSKNAANVAKATLEALRTLRLRDEIFRSRGLSLRVAAQSEPPPPPPAPGNVSA from the coding sequence ATGCGCGGCGGAGCGGAAGGCACGGAACAGCAGGTTGAAGGAAAAGATTCGACCGAGCTCAGCGAGAAAGTCGTCTTCATCAATCGCTCCTCCAAAGTCGTCAAAGGCGGACGCCGCTTCAGCTTCAGCGCGCTGGTGGTCGTCGGGGACAAACAAGGACGCGTTGGCCTTGGCCTGGGGAAAGCGGGCGAGGTGGCCGATGCCATCCGCAAAGGCGGCGAGGAGGCGCGGCAGCGGATGTTGAAGGTCTCCTTGCGCAACGCGACGATCCCGCACGAGGTTATTTCCACGTTCGGAGGCGCGCGCGTGTTGTTGCGGCCTGCGTCGCCTGGGACTGGAATTATCGCGGGGAAAACGGTTCGTGCCGTCGTCGAGTCGGCCGGAGTGAAGGACATCTTGAGCAAGTCGCTGGGTTCCAAGAATGCCGCGAACGTGGCCAAAGCCACACTCGAGGCGCTCCGCACCTTGCGATTGCGCGACGAGATTTTCCGCAGCCGTGGTCTGTCGCTGAGAGTGGCGGCCCAGAGCGAACCGCCACCGCCACCGCCGGCTCCAGGTAACGTCTCCGCCTGA
- a CDS encoding 50S ribosomal protein L24 yields the protein MAKAHVKKGDEVVVIAGTERGKRGKIISVFPTSQRVIVEGVKMIKKHVRKNRQNPQGAIIEREGTIHLSNVVLASRFDARAARRGAPQAS from the coding sequence ATGGCCAAAGCACACGTGAAGAAAGGCGACGAAGTGGTTGTGATTGCCGGCACGGAACGGGGCAAGCGCGGCAAGATCATCTCGGTGTTTCCGACGTCGCAGCGGGTCATCGTTGAGGGCGTGAAAATGATCAAGAAACACGTCCGCAAGAACCGGCAGAATCCGCAGGGCGCGATTATCGAGCGCGAAGGCACGATTCATCTTTCGAATGTCGTGCTGGCGTCGCGATTTGACGCGCGTGCCGCCAGACGCGGAGCGCCCCAGGCCAGCTAA
- the rpsN gene encoding 30S ribosomal protein S14 yields MAKKAWIERDKKKRQVAAKYAALRAELKAKRDYAGLAKLPRNASPVRAVNRCKISGRRHGYLRKFACSRLVFRESALSGLIPGVVKASW; encoded by the coding sequence ATGGCCAAGAAAGCATGGATTGAACGCGACAAGAAAAAGCGCCAGGTGGCGGCCAAGTACGCCGCGCTGCGCGCCGAGTTGAAAGCCAAACGCGATTACGCGGGACTGGCCAAGTTGCCGCGGAACGCGAGCCCCGTGCGCGCGGTCAACCGTTGCAAGATTTCCGGCCGCCGCCATGGCTATTTGCGCAAGTTCGCCTGCTCGCGCCTGGTGTTTCGCGAATCGGCGCTGAGCGGACTGATCCCGGGCGTCGTCAAAGCAAGCTGGTAA
- the rplE gene encoding 50S ribosomal protein L5, with protein MKPRLYQAYVEKVRQALKEKRNYRNVHEVPKIEKIVLNMGVSASLEKVAIDDAAKDLGLITGRKAVVSKSRKSVANFKLRQGQPIGCHVTLRREAMYEFLDRLVAAALPRIRDFRGLSTRSFDGRGNYSMGIADQTIFPEIDLDKIKRQQGMDITIVTTAKTDAEALDLLKMMGMPFAEGR; from the coding sequence ATGAAACCCAGGCTCTATCAGGCATACGTCGAGAAGGTTCGGCAAGCGCTGAAGGAAAAGCGCAATTACAGGAACGTCCACGAAGTTCCGAAGATCGAGAAAATCGTTTTGAACATGGGCGTCAGCGCCTCGCTGGAGAAGGTGGCGATCGACGACGCGGCGAAGGATCTCGGATTGATCACCGGACGCAAAGCGGTCGTCAGCAAATCGCGAAAGAGCGTTGCCAATTTCAAACTGCGGCAGGGCCAGCCGATCGGGTGTCACGTCACCTTGCGCCGGGAAGCGATGTATGAATTCCTGGATCGCCTGGTGGCGGCGGCGCTGCCTCGCATCCGCGATTTCCGCGGCCTTTCCACGCGCTCGTTTGACGGACGGGGCAATTACTCGATGGGCATTGCCGACCAGACCATTTTTCCGGAGATCGATCTGGACAAGATCAAGCGCCAGCAAGGCATGGACATTACGATTGTGACGACAGCGAAAACCGACGCGGAAGCCCTGGATCTGTTGAAGATGATGGGCATGCCGTTTGCCGAAGGACGATAA
- a CDS encoding 50S ribosomal protein L29 — translation MKSSEIRDLTFAELQAKSRDLRQELFNLRLQQATSQLEKTGRLRILRRDIARIETQLTVLRKKAA, via the coding sequence ATGAAGAGTTCTGAGATCAGAGATTTAACGTTCGCCGAGTTGCAGGCCAAAAGCCGCGACTTGCGGCAGGAGTTGTTCAATCTGCGGTTGCAGCAGGCGACCAGCCAACTGGAGAAGACCGGACGGCTCAGGATTCTGCGCCGCGATATCGCCCGGATTGAGACCCAACTCACGGTTCTGCGCAAGAAAGCCGCTTGA
- the rpsQ gene encoding 30S ribosomal protein S17 encodes MSENSTINRGHRKQRLGEVIPSKMAKTIVVRVERRFQHPKFKKVVTRYRKFYAHDEKGEAKVGDRVRIEETRPLSKLKCWRLVEVVSRSAEAPAVH; translated from the coding sequence ATGTCCGAGAATTCTACGATTAACCGAGGCCATCGCAAACAGCGGCTCGGCGAAGTCATTCCCAGCAAAATGGCCAAGACCATCGTCGTGCGGGTCGAACGCCGCTTTCAGCATCCCAAATTCAAAAAGGTCGTGACACGCTACCGGAAGTTTTACGCGCACGACGAAAAGGGCGAAGCGAAAGTAGGCGACCGTGTCCGAATCGAAGAAACGCGGCCGCTCTCCAAATTGAAATGCTGGCGGTTGGTTGAAGTGGTGTCCCGGAGCGCCGAAGCGCCCGCGGTGCATTAG
- the rpsH gene encoding 30S ribosomal protein S8 has translation MTDPISDLLTRLRNAHQALMPDVVMAHSKLKESIAQLLKREGYIADCSVEGKTAKKLKLKLKYQGRQSVIAGLRRVSTPGLRRYVGADEIPRVLGGMGTAIISTSKGVMTGSEAQKQNVGGELLCFVW, from the coding sequence ATGACCGATCCCATTTCTGACTTGCTCACACGTTTGCGCAACGCTCACCAGGCGCTGATGCCGGACGTCGTGATGGCGCATTCCAAACTGAAAGAGAGCATTGCCCAGCTCTTGAAGCGCGAGGGCTACATCGCCGATTGCAGCGTCGAAGGCAAGACCGCGAAGAAACTGAAACTCAAACTGAAGTATCAGGGACGGCAAAGCGTCATCGCCGGCCTGCGGCGCGTCAGCACGCCCGGATTGCGCCGCTATGTCGGGGCGGATGAAATCCCGCGCGTGCTTGGCGGAATGGGCACGGCGATCATTTCCACCTCCAAAGGGGTGATGACGGGATCCGAGGCCCAAAAACAGAACGTGGGCGGCGAGTTGCTCTGTTTTGTTTGGTAG
- the rplP gene encoding 50S ribosomal protein L16, translating to MPLMPARVKYRKMHRGNRAGLAYRGATVAFGEYGLKALERCWLDTKQIEAARVALTRFMKRRGKIWIRIFPDKSFTKKPLETRMGKGKGPVESWVAVVRPANVLFEVDGVPEALAREAMRLAADKLPIRTKFVSRHHMS from the coding sequence ATGCCATTGATGCCGGCCAGAGTGAAGTATCGGAAAATGCACCGCGGGAACCGTGCGGGATTGGCTTACCGCGGCGCCACGGTCGCGTTCGGCGAGTACGGATTGAAGGCGCTGGAGCGCTGCTGGCTCGATACCAAGCAAATCGAAGCGGCGCGCGTGGCCCTGACCCGCTTTATGAAGCGGCGCGGCAAGATCTGGATTCGCATTTTTCCCGACAAATCGTTCACCAAAAAACCGCTCGAAACGCGCATGGGCAAGGGTAAAGGCCCCGTGGAATCCTGGGTGGCAGTCGTTCGCCCGGCCAACGTCTTGTTTGAGGTGGACGGCGTTCCGGAAGCGCTGGCGCGCGAAGCCATGCGCCTGGCCGCGGACAAGCTGCCCATCCGCACCAAGTTTGTTTCGCGCCACCACATGAGTTGA
- a CDS encoding 50S ribosomal protein L18, with product MRTEKKNQLRQLRRWRIRKKVAGTSARPRMSVCFTGKNIYVQFIDDTAGKTLASTSTLDKSIPDREKLKANVTSAKRIGQAAAEAAKNKGIQAVVFDRRGARYHGKVKALADAAREAGLKF from the coding sequence ATGAGAACCGAAAAGAAAAATCAGCTCAGGCAACTGCGGCGCTGGCGCATCCGCAAGAAGGTCGCCGGCACGAGCGCGCGGCCCCGAATGAGCGTCTGTTTCACAGGCAAGAACATTTACGTGCAGTTTATCGACGATACCGCCGGCAAGACGCTGGCTTCCACCTCGACACTGGACAAATCCATTCCGGACCGGGAGAAGCTCAAAGCCAACGTCACGAGCGCAAAGCGGATCGGGCAAGCCGCAGCCGAAGCGGCCAAGAACAAAGGCATCCAGGCCGTCGTCTTTGACCGCCGCGGAGCGCGCTATCACGGAAAAGTCAAGGCGCTCGCCGATGCGGCCCGGGAAGCCGGCTTGAAATTCTAA
- a CDS encoding 50S ribosomal protein L15, translating into MRLHDLKPRPGAKHRRKRLGQGESSGHGKSSGRGGKGQTARSGSSIRIGFEGGQMPLIRRMPKRGFNNARHTVRYIPVNLEALNRFEDGGRVDEAVLRSAGLASGRADGIKILGGGELTRKLTVCAHAFSGSARAKIEKAGGVCETVGSTTAAPAKSA; encoded by the coding sequence ATGCGATTACACGATCTCAAACCTCGTCCGGGCGCCAAGCACCGCCGGAAGCGTCTCGGGCAGGGTGAATCCAGCGGGCACGGAAAATCCAGCGGGCGTGGCGGGAAAGGCCAGACGGCCCGCTCCGGAAGCTCCATCCGGATCGGGTTTGAAGGCGGCCAGATGCCGCTCATCCGGAGGATGCCAAAGCGCGGTTTTAACAACGCCCGCCACACGGTGCGTTACATCCCGGTCAATCTGGAGGCTCTGAACCGGTTCGAGGATGGGGGCAGAGTGGACGAGGCGGTTCTGCGTTCCGCCGGGCTGGCCAGCGGGCGCGCGGACGGGATCAAGATTCTGGGCGGGGGTGAATTGACCCGGAAACTGACGGTCTGTGCGCATGCCTTCAGCGGCTCGGCGCGCGCCAAGATCGAGAAAGCCGGCGGCGTCTGCGAAACGGTGGGTTCCACCACGGCCGCTCCAGCCAAGAGCGCGTAA
- the rplN gene encoding 50S ribosomal protein L14, whose translation MLQVRSILDVADNTGAKRAAAIGVLGRNQRYARVGDIIKAHIKEATPDGTVKKGEVVDAVVVRTRRPIRRNDGSYLRFDTNAIVIIDKENNPRGTRIFGPVARELRDKKFMKIISLAPEVI comes from the coding sequence ATGTTGCAAGTTCGTTCCATATTGGATGTCGCCGATAACACCGGAGCCAAGCGGGCGGCGGCGATCGGCGTGCTGGGCCGCAACCAGCGCTACGCCCGCGTGGGCGACATCATCAAGGCCCATATCAAAGAGGCGACGCCGGACGGGACCGTAAAGAAGGGCGAAGTCGTGGACGCGGTGGTGGTCCGGACCCGGCGGCCTATCCGCCGAAACGATGGTTCCTACCTTCGCTTCGATACGAATGCGATCGTGATCATCGACAAGGAAAACAACCCGCGCGGGACGCGCATTTTCGGACCGGTCGCCCGCGAACTCCGCGACAAGAAATTCATGAAGATTATTTCGCTGGCTCCGGAGGTGATTTAG
- the secY gene encoding preprotein translocase subunit SecY, whose amino-acid sequence MFKTIWNTFANCFKIPELKSRIVFTLLVLAICRIIAWVPTPGLNATELRDYLQKPGQMEGNSLLQMYSLFTGGALQNCAIGALGIMPYITATIIIQLLTAVVPTLSKLAREEGGRAKIIQYSRYLTVLLCLGHGTLMAIGWENPGQIFPGFEGKLVVVDNIWWYRIQTILALTTGTLLLMWMGEQITERGIGNGVSLIITIGIVADLPIAGQQLYYMFFPEAAGLGDRKYNVFHAIALVLLLAAVVAAVVAVTQAQRKIPVQYAQRAVGRKVYAGGSSFMPLRVNYAGVMPIIFAQAVLVFPAMALSKLGDISHIQFFKDIGNDLTRGELLYYCLYTAMILFFSYFWVATQFNELQISDDLKKYGGYIPGVRPGPATSDFLHRTMSRITLAGAVFLTVIAVIPMLMADLFGINYRVSQFFGGTSMLITVGVMLDTMRQMESHLLMRHYDGFLKKGRIRGRF is encoded by the coding sequence ATGTTCAAAACGATCTGGAATACGTTCGCCAATTGTTTCAAGATTCCGGAGCTGAAGTCCCGGATTGTTTTTACCCTCCTGGTTTTGGCGATTTGCCGCATCATCGCGTGGGTTCCGACTCCGGGCCTCAATGCGACCGAACTGAGGGATTACCTGCAGAAGCCGGGTCAGATGGAGGGCAATTCCCTGCTCCAGATGTACAGCCTTTTCACGGGCGGCGCCTTGCAGAACTGCGCCATCGGCGCGCTCGGCATCATGCCCTACATCACGGCGACGATTATCATCCAGCTTTTGACGGCCGTGGTGCCAACCCTGAGCAAATTGGCGCGCGAAGAGGGCGGTCGGGCGAAAATCATCCAGTATTCGCGCTACCTGACGGTCTTATTGTGCCTGGGCCACGGCACGCTTATGGCCATAGGGTGGGAAAACCCAGGCCAGATTTTCCCGGGATTCGAAGGGAAACTTGTCGTGGTGGACAATATCTGGTGGTACCGGATTCAGACAATTCTGGCGCTCACGACGGGGACGTTGTTGCTCATGTGGATGGGGGAGCAAATCACAGAGCGAGGGATAGGGAACGGGGTCTCGTTGATCATCACGATCGGCATTGTGGCGGATCTGCCGATCGCGGGGCAGCAGCTTTACTACATGTTCTTCCCGGAGGCTGCAGGGCTGGGAGACCGGAAATACAACGTGTTCCATGCGATTGCGCTCGTTCTGCTCTTAGCCGCCGTGGTGGCTGCCGTCGTTGCCGTAACACAGGCCCAGCGAAAAATCCCCGTGCAATACGCCCAACGGGCCGTGGGACGCAAGGTGTACGCGGGGGGCAGCTCCTTCATGCCCTTGCGCGTGAATTATGCCGGGGTGATGCCCATCATTTTTGCTCAGGCTGTTTTGGTCTTCCCGGCGATGGCCCTTTCGAAGCTGGGGGATATCTCCCACATCCAGTTCTTCAAGGATATTGGGAATGATTTGACCCGCGGCGAGTTGCTCTATTATTGCCTGTACACGGCGATGATCCTGTTTTTCTCCTACTTCTGGGTCGCGACCCAGTTCAATGAATTGCAGATTTCTGACGATCTGAAGAAATACGGCGGATACATCCCCGGCGTTCGGCCCGGCCCGGCCACCAGCGATTTTTTGCACCGAACCATGAGCCGGATCACTCTGGCGGGAGCAGTCTTTCTCACCGTCATTGCGGTCATCCCGATGCTCATGGCCGATCTCTTTGGGATCAACTACCGGGTCTCGCAGTTCTTCGGTGGCACCAGTATGTTGATCACCGTAGGTGTGATGCTGGATACGATGAGGCAGATGGAGTCTCACTTGTTGATGCGGCACTATGACGGATTCCTGAAGAAGGGACGGATCCGAGGCCGTTTTTGA
- a CDS encoding 50S ribosomal protein L6 codes for MSRIGKIPVQVPPKVKVEIKARKVFVEGPKGKLDFELPRRTSIALNGDKLVLSRDGDDAQAKALHGLSRAIVNNMVKGVTDGFVKKLEIQGVGFKAAVQGKNVNLILGYSHPINYPIPDQIKVTVEENTKLTIEGPNKEVVGRVAAELRGFYPPEPYKGKGVRYLGEKVKRKEGKTVQ; via the coding sequence ATGTCCAGAATTGGAAAAATACCGGTCCAGGTTCCTCCGAAGGTCAAAGTCGAAATCAAAGCCCGCAAGGTCTTTGTTGAAGGCCCCAAGGGCAAATTGGACTTCGAGTTGCCCCGGCGAACCTCCATCGCGCTGAACGGCGACAAGCTTGTGTTGAGCCGGGACGGCGACGACGCCCAGGCCAAGGCGCTGCACGGATTGAGCCGAGCCATCGTCAACAACATGGTCAAGGGTGTCACGGACGGCTTCGTTAAGAAGCTGGAAATTCAAGGCGTGGGTTTCAAAGCGGCCGTGCAAGGCAAGAACGTCAATTTGATCCTGGGCTATTCCCACCCGATCAACTATCCCATCCCGGATCAGATCAAAGTCACCGTCGAGGAAAACACGAAACTGACGATCGAAGGGCCCAACAAGGAAGTTGTGGGCCGTGTCGCGGCGGAATTGCGCGGGTTTTATCCCCCCGAGCCGTATAAGGGCAAAGGCGTTCGCTATCTGGGCGAGAAGGTCAAACGCAAGGAGGGCAAGACCGTTCAATAA